Within Raphanus sativus cultivar WK10039 unplaced genomic scaffold, ASM80110v3 Scaffold0405, whole genome shotgun sequence, the genomic segment TTATGTCTCTTAAAACAACGATTGATATCTACAGAGAAgtcatataacatatataatttgaagCTTAAGAGCCATTAAACCCTGCTAAGATGGTATTCTTCCGATTGTAGGAGTCATGCTGCTAAGATGTTATAAGATCTCAGAAATCTGCAAAAAAGAAAGCACATTCTAAGCCAATCATCAAAGATAATCACACTAAGTATCATCGAATGAATCTACAATACATTGATAGGCATCTCTGCTATGATAATGCCGCTGGTTTCTTCAAGGCTTTTGAGAGTGGTTACTTCACCTCCAACAACCATGTTTATGACAATCCCACCTTTAAAGAAGAGaaagtttcaaattttaaaaaaataggctttgatgatgatgaacagAGGAGTTTGTTTTCGAAAGAAAAGAACCTGAAGCTAAGCAAGATGTTAGACGCCTAGTATAAGTTTCTTTCTTAGTAGGAAGCTCGTAGTTGATGAGAACTCGTGAGGAAAGAGAAGACTCTCCAGATGAAAGCATGGGAAGACAAACATCGGTCACAACCACCAAATGagatttcttttcttcttcttcttcttttccggTTTGACTCTCTTCCAAACCTTCTTCTACTACTGCAGAGTTAATTTGCTGGTTCCACTTGACTGTCGCTTGTCGGaatttctctaaaatcataGCTCGTTCTCTCTCTCCTAGATCACTGTACTGTACACACGCAACAGACACTGAATGTGAACATAATCTAGAGGACAGACAGTGTGAATATAATATATCCAACGTTAAAATTCAACATTAACCACGATGGATGGACAAGCATGTGAGTTAACAAGCGGCGAATTTCGTTTACAAGta encodes:
- the LOC108820553 gene encoding uncharacterized protein LOC108820553 codes for the protein METVVELLGVLGRRPWLPIVVCCSSRDELDAVSSSLSTLPYISFAALYSDLGERERAMILEKFRQATVKWNQQINSAVVEEGLEESQTGKEEEEEKKSHLVVVTDVCLPMLSSGESSLSSRVLINYELPTKKETYTRRLTSCLASGGIVINMVVGGEVTTLKSLEETSGIIIAEMPINISEIL